The following are encoded in a window of Shewanella psychrotolerans genomic DNA:
- the coxB gene encoding cytochrome c oxidase subunit II: MKQVLYYLLALLFTPPILAADMPLNMTEGVTEISGRVFGLHMTILYICCAIGIVVFGVMIYSIINHRRSKGAVAANFHESTKVEIAWTIVPFVILIMMAIPATQTLIAMEDPSDADLTIKITGSQWKWHYSYFDYDIEYYSLLATPRTQIEGSEAKGEHYLLEVDKPLVLPINKKVRFLMTSEDVIHSWWVPAFAVKKDANPGFINEAWTRIDKPGTYRGQCAELCGKDHGFMPIVVEVLSEADFDNWIQDQKAQASIAEAQAKASLSQTLSKEELMAQGEQVYMARCAACHQPNGAGLPGVFPSLIGSPIITGPVSDHIDIVLHGKTGTAMQAFAKQLTATEIAAVVTFERNAWGNDSGDIIQAADVSGSEEASAAATTDATPKTPTNLPENSPTTENVAALTEAPQDSKAAVLDDLTMEELMSMGEQVYLSSCVACHQATGTGLPGAFPSLVGSPVIKGPVSGHLDIVINGKPGTAMQAFGSQLTPQQLAAVVTYERNAWGNNSGDAVQATDVDGHGK; the protein is encoded by the coding sequence GTGAAGCAAGTGTTGTATTATTTGCTGGCGTTGCTGTTTACGCCCCCCATACTCGCAGCCGATATGCCCCTCAACATGACAGAAGGGGTTACAGAGATAAGTGGAAGAGTGTTTGGCCTCCACATGACCATTCTCTACATCTGTTGTGCCATAGGCATTGTGGTCTTTGGTGTGATGATCTATTCGATCATCAACCATCGACGCTCTAAAGGTGCCGTTGCCGCCAACTTCCATGAAAGTACTAAAGTCGAAATTGCATGGACCATCGTTCCTTTCGTTATTTTAATCATGATGGCTATTCCAGCAACACAAACCCTGATAGCAATGGAAGACCCCAGCGATGCAGACTTGACCATTAAGATCACGGGTTCCCAATGGAAATGGCATTACAGCTATTTCGATTATGATATCGAGTACTACAGCCTGCTTGCAACGCCAAGAACACAGATAGAAGGTAGTGAAGCCAAAGGCGAGCACTATCTGCTTGAAGTAGATAAACCGCTCGTTCTACCAATTAATAAAAAAGTGCGTTTCTTAATGACTTCAGAGGATGTGATCCATTCATGGTGGGTTCCTGCATTTGCCGTGAAAAAAGATGCCAACCCAGGGTTTATTAACGAGGCTTGGACCCGTATCGATAAACCCGGTACCTACCGAGGTCAATGTGCAGAGCTCTGCGGTAAAGACCACGGCTTTATGCCTATCGTCGTCGAAGTGCTTTCTGAAGCTGATTTTGACAACTGGATACAAGACCAAAAAGCGCAAGCCAGCATTGCAGAGGCTCAAGCAAAAGCCTCTCTGAGCCAGACACTCTCAAAGGAGGAGCTGATGGCTCAAGGCGAGCAAGTTTACATGGCACGCTGTGCAGCCTGCCACCAACCTAATGGTGCGGGTTTACCTGGGGTATTTCCCTCATTAATTGGCAGTCCCATTATCACAGGACCTGTCTCAGATCATATTGACATAGTGTTGCATGGTAAAACGGGGACTGCGATGCAGGCATTTGCTAAGCAGCTAACGGCAACTGAAATTGCTGCCGTTGTCACCTTTGAGCGAAATGCTTGGGGTAACGACTCTGGCGATATTATTCAGGCCGCAGATGTCAGTGGCTCCGAAGAGGCAAGCGCTGCTGCAACGACTGATGCCACCCCAAAGACGCCAACCAACTTACCAGAAAACTCACCAACGACAGAAAACGTAGCGGCTTTAACCGAAGCACCACAAGATTCAAAGGCTGCGGTTTTAGATGACTTAACGATGGAAGAACTTATGTCCATGGGAGAGCAAGTTTATCTCAGCAGTTGCGTTGCTTGTCATCAGGCAACTGGCACTGGACTACCCGGCGCTTTCCCTTCACTTGTGGGTAGTCCTGTCATCAAAGGCCCTGTTTCTGGGCACCTTGATATAGTTATTAATGGTAAGCCTGGCACGGCTATGCAGGCGTTTGGCTCGCAGCTTACGCCACAACAACTTGCTGCAGTGGTGACGTATGAGCGCAATGCATGGGGTAATAACTCGGGTGATGCGGTTCAAGCTACCGATGTTGATGGTCACGGAAAGTAA
- a CDS encoding cell division inhibitor SulA has protein sequence MNNLIGNAPRHPGLWVDINKQLKPSHPNTISTVSSSTQGRQELQALTPQLARLSQQGQWVVLISPPNIGYKQMLADAGVRMDRILLVHTKDEVEALWAMEKALTSGTSSAVISWTQSLDARDNRRLQIVAKNTRALGVVIEDANSHLPVTARMQDDLGIQQACLFSSLH, from the coding sequence ATGAACAATTTAATCGGTAATGCGCCACGTCATCCTGGTCTGTGGGTTGATATAAATAAGCAACTAAAACCATCCCACCCAAATACTATTTCCACCGTGTCAAGCAGCACTCAAGGCAGACAAGAGTTACAAGCGTTAACACCACAGCTAGCTAGATTAAGTCAACAAGGACAATGGGTCGTGCTAATCAGCCCACCGAATATTGGCTATAAACAGATGCTCGCAGATGCAGGGGTTCGTATGGATCGTATTCTACTCGTGCATACCAAAGATGAAGTCGAAGCACTTTGGGCGATGGAAAAAGCACTCACAAGTGGTACATCCAGTGCGGTGATTAGTTGGACTCAATCGCTCGATGCAAGAGATAATCGTCGCTTACAAATCGTCGCCAAAAACACTCGAGCACTGGGTGTCGTTATCGAAGATGCAAATAGTCACTTACCTGTAACAGCCCGTATGCAGGACGATCTAGGCATACAACAAGCCTGTTTATTTAGTTCATTGCATTAA
- the lexA gene encoding transcriptional repressor LexA — MRPLTPRQAEILELIKRNIADTGMPPTRAEIAHRLGFKSANAAEEHLKALAKKGCIEIMPGTSRGIKLPQEDEPEELGLPLIGQVAAGEPILAQEHVEQHYQVDPNMFRPCADFLLRVRGDSMKNIGILEGDLLAVHKVEQARNGQVVVARVEDDVTVKRFEKKGNTVYLHAENEDYSPIVVDLANQSLSIEGLAVGVIRNGDWQ; from the coding sequence ATGAGACCACTAACACCCAGACAAGCTGAAATTTTAGAGCTAATTAAGCGCAATATAGCCGACACAGGCATGCCACCTACTCGAGCTGAAATTGCCCACAGATTAGGCTTTAAGAGCGCTAATGCTGCAGAAGAACATTTAAAGGCACTAGCGAAAAAAGGCTGTATAGAGATCATGCCAGGAACATCTCGAGGGATAAAGCTCCCCCAAGAAGATGAACCTGAAGAACTCGGTTTACCGCTAATCGGTCAAGTTGCCGCAGGTGAACCCATACTAGCCCAAGAGCATGTGGAGCAACACTATCAGGTCGATCCAAATATGTTTAGACCCTGTGCGGACTTCCTGCTACGAGTGCGGGGGGACAGTATGAAGAATATTGGCATCTTAGAAGGCGATCTACTTGCTGTACATAAAGTTGAACAAGCACGTAATGGACAAGTCGTCGTCGCTCGAGTTGAAGATGATGTCACGGTTAAGCGTTTTGAAAAGAAAGGCAACACCGTGTATTTGCATGCCGAAAATGAAGATTACTCACCTATAGTGGTTGATCTCGCTAATCAAAGCCTAAGCATTGAAGGCTTAGCGGTCGGCGTTATTCGCAACGGAGACTGGCAATGA
- the yrfG gene encoding GMP/IMP nucleotidase, translating to MFPWNKIDTVLLDMDGTLLDLHFDNHFWLSLVPQTLSHQKNLPIERARTLVEAAYDKVFGTLEWYCLDYWERELQLDIIALHRSIVDRIQMRQDSMPFLTALGEQGKSRILVTNAHPSSLALKLEHTDLAAGLDHMLSSHATGYPKEAPQFWETLFTQYQLDPSRCLFIDDSEPILQAAQKAGVGYLLGIKNPDSQKPLKSFNDFPAIADYHDLLNSLLTNR from the coding sequence ATGTTTCCATGGAATAAGATAGATACAGTGCTACTCGATATGGATGGCACACTACTGGATTTGCATTTTGATAATCACTTTTGGCTCAGCCTAGTGCCTCAAACCCTTAGCCATCAAAAAAACTTGCCAATCGAGCGCGCAAGAACCCTAGTAGAAGCCGCCTATGACAAAGTCTTTGGCACCTTAGAGTGGTATTGTCTCGACTACTGGGAGCGTGAACTCCAACTTGATATCATCGCCTTGCACCGCTCGATTGTCGACAGAATCCAAATGCGCCAAGATAGTATGCCATTTCTAACCGCCTTAGGAGAGCAAGGAAAATCAAGAATACTGGTGACCAATGCCCATCCAAGCAGCCTCGCACTAAAACTTGAACATACTGATTTAGCTGCTGGGCTAGACCATATGCTATCGAGCCATGCAACGGGGTACCCTAAGGAAGCCCCCCAATTTTGGGAGACGCTTTTCACACAATATCAACTCGACCCAAGCCGATGCTTATTCATTGACGATAGTGAGCCGATCTTACAAGCCGCACAAAAAGCAGGTGTTGGTTATCTGCTTGGAATTAAAAACCCCGATAGCCAAAAGCCACTCAAGTCATTTAACGACTTCCCAGCAATCGCAGACTATCACGATCTATTAAATAGCCTTTTAACCAACAGATAA
- the nudE gene encoding ADP compounds hydrolase NudE — MSDKKPQILHAEVVAKSRLFQIEQVHLKFSNQVERQYERMKGNNRGAVMVVPVLDDQLLLGREYAAGTHSYELGFPKGLVDPGETPVQAANRELQEEIGYGAHKLTHLMELSLAPGYFSSKMQIYLAEDLYESRLEGDEPEPIEVVSWPLAKWFDLLSQEDFSESRSVSALFLAQKHLKLK, encoded by the coding sequence ATGTCGGACAAGAAGCCACAGATTTTACATGCAGAAGTTGTTGCCAAGAGCCGTCTGTTTCAGATTGAACAAGTGCACCTAAAGTTTTCTAATCAGGTTGAGCGCCAATATGAGCGTATGAAGGGCAACAATCGTGGTGCGGTTATGGTGGTTCCTGTGCTAGATGACCAATTGCTGCTGGGTCGAGAATATGCTGCGGGTACGCACTCTTACGAGCTGGGCTTCCCCAAAGGCTTAGTCGATCCTGGTGAAACGCCTGTTCAAGCGGCGAATCGTGAGCTTCAAGAAGAGATAGGTTACGGCGCCCATAAGCTTACTCACCTTATGGAGTTAAGTTTGGCCCCCGGCTATTTTTCTAGCAAGATGCAGATCTATCTTGCTGAAGACCTTTATGAGAGTCGGCTAGAAGGTGATGAGCCTGAGCCAATCGAGGTGGTTAGTTGGCCGTTAGCAAAGTGGTTTGATTTATTGTCGCAGGAAGATTTTTCTGAATCTAGAAGTGTAAGCGCCTTGTTTTTGGCCCAGAAACATCTAAAACTAAAGTAG
- the cysQ gene encoding 3'(2'),5'-bisphosphate nucleotidase CysQ, which yields MKPEDYVEQVIAIAVEAGLAIKDIYLKGSFDKEIKADNTPVTSADLAAHEIITSALNRLTPGIPVLSEEDADIPLSERAEWQRYWLVDPLDGTGEFIAGSGDFSVIIALVEHNRPIMGIVYVPMTEVIYYAIAGLGAYKRSSKGELRISSRQLTNADTPSLRLAVSRRQDPHSVLKLFNQSRHCELIVLGGAALKSCLVAEGRADCYVRIGPTGEWDTGAAQIIIEEAGGQVMDLELQPLSYNERETLENPNFIVVGSTHLPWDELLISE from the coding sequence ATGAAGCCAGAAGATTATGTGGAACAGGTGATCGCCATTGCCGTGGAGGCTGGGCTAGCGATAAAAGATATTTATTTAAAAGGCAGCTTTGATAAAGAGATCAAAGCCGATAATACGCCTGTGACTTCTGCTGATCTTGCCGCTCATGAGATCATTACTTCTGCGCTAAATAGATTAACTCCTGGCATCCCCGTTTTATCAGAGGAAGATGCTGATATACCACTTTCAGAACGTGCCGAATGGCAGCGTTATTGGTTAGTGGATCCTTTGGATGGCACTGGGGAATTTATTGCTGGAAGTGGAGACTTCTCGGTCATTATTGCACTCGTTGAACATAATCGTCCTATTATGGGGATTGTCTATGTGCCAATGACAGAGGTGATCTACTATGCCATTGCGGGACTGGGAGCGTATAAGCGGTCGAGTAAAGGAGAGCTGCGTATCTCTAGTCGTCAGCTGACTAACGCAGACACACCTTCGCTGCGCTTGGCCGTCAGTCGTCGCCAGGATCCGCATTCGGTGTTGAAGTTATTTAATCAATCTAGGCATTGTGAACTGATTGTATTGGGTGGCGCGGCGTTGAAGAGTTGCCTAGTGGCTGAAGGGCGTGCCGATTGTTATGTTCGCATTGGACCTACAGGTGAATGGGACACAGGTGCTGCGCAAATTATTATAGAAGAAGCCGGTGGTCAGGTGATGGATCTTGAACTGCAGCCGTTAAGTTACAATGAACGTGAAACGTTAGAGAATCCCAATTTTATCGTCGTGGGCTCTACACATCTGCCTTGGGACGAGTTATTAATCAGTGAATAG
- a CDS encoding GNAT family N-acetyltransferase: protein MNSLTCFSVRPIQKGELNSVYFLEKSLFGDHGYPDFFFRQSFDCWPRGLQVAVDKHNNLLGYILVAPSEQAQCVWILSVVVDTLAQGRGVGRRLIVDAITSLPKHVTEVKLTVAPTNPARHLYRSLGFIEHCVEEDYFGPGECRVLMLLNLEP, encoded by the coding sequence GTGAATAGTCTGACCTGTTTTTCAGTTCGTCCGATACAAAAGGGCGAACTAAATTCGGTGTATTTTCTTGAAAAATCGCTTTTCGGTGATCATGGTTACCCTGACTTTTTCTTTCGTCAGAGCTTCGACTGTTGGCCTAGAGGTCTACAAGTAGCGGTAGATAAACACAATAATTTGCTTGGTTATATTTTGGTTGCGCCAAGTGAGCAAGCTCAATGTGTTTGGATATTGTCAGTCGTGGTCGACACGCTTGCCCAAGGGCGTGGTGTCGGTAGACGGTTAATTGTTGATGCGATCACATCGCTGCCAAAGCATGTTACAGAAGTTAAACTGACTGTGGCGCCAACGAATCCTGCACGACATCTGTATCGCTCCCTAGGTTTTATTGAACACTGCGTCGAGGAGGATTATTTCGGCCCTGGTGAATGCCGTGTGCTGATGTTGCTTAATCTAGAGCCTTAG
- a CDS encoding MFS transporter: MLLTKRFFPYFATQCLGALNDNIYKNVLLLMVTYAQIGELPISVNLFVNLAAGVFILPFFLFSAHAGMVADNMDKAKLIRRLKQLEVVIMSCAAMAILSQSYMAMLVLLFLTGSQSAYFGPVKYSLLPQALAQTELVKGNAWVEMGTFLSILIGTISAGLLVANEHGVVITAVTVFVLSLCGYLSSRAIPALPPQGEVIRIRFTPLSGTWRSIAKVKQTPSIWMAILAISWFWFLGATYLTQFPNFAKLHLHSDATVVSLLLALFSIGIAVGSFVCERFSYGHVELGILPFGVAGLTLFGIDMLWAIPEPTAQLQAVYSLGSFVSNEQHYRVMFDLFMVGLSGGLFIVPLYSFIQSRADKGECAQAIAANNIINALFMVCSALLSMLLLEGFGWSITELFLLLAILNSVVALYVYSQVPEFTQRFVSYLLSHLFYRVTVTGRDKLPREGAGIIVCNHVSYVDALVIMGVSSRPIRFVMDKSISEIPLLKSLFRHAGVIPICSPRQSEVTYNQAFESIHQALANEELVCLFPEGRLSPDGQLGEFRPGIDKILARDPVTVIPMALKGLWGSYFSHKDGHALSTRPKRFWSKVSVTLDDPLNGADVNRHLLRDKLAAIMTDSNESE; encoded by the coding sequence ATGCTGCTAACGAAACGCTTTTTCCCCTATTTTGCGACTCAGTGTTTGGGGGCGTTAAACGATAATATCTACAAAAATGTGCTGTTACTCATGGTGACCTATGCCCAGATAGGGGAGTTGCCAATTAGCGTTAACCTGTTTGTAAACCTTGCTGCGGGAGTGTTCATTTTACCGTTTTTTTTGTTTTCCGCCCATGCTGGTATGGTCGCCGATAATATGGATAAGGCCAAATTAATACGCAGGTTAAAGCAGTTAGAAGTGGTTATCATGTCTTGTGCCGCCATGGCAATTCTCTCTCAAAGCTATATGGCTATGCTGGTGTTACTGTTTTTAACGGGCAGTCAATCCGCCTATTTTGGTCCGGTAAAATACTCCTTATTACCTCAGGCGCTCGCTCAAACTGAGTTGGTAAAAGGCAATGCTTGGGTTGAAATGGGGACTTTCTTGTCAATTTTAATCGGTACCATAAGCGCTGGTTTATTAGTTGCCAATGAGCATGGGGTTGTCATTACCGCCGTCACTGTTTTTGTTTTGTCGCTTTGTGGTTACTTGTCTAGCAGGGCTATACCAGCGTTGCCGCCTCAAGGTGAGGTAATTAGAATTCGTTTTACGCCCTTGTCTGGAACTTGGCGCAGTATTGCCAAGGTTAAGCAGACGCCGAGTATATGGATGGCGATACTGGCGATTAGCTGGTTTTGGTTTTTAGGCGCCACCTATCTGACCCAATTTCCTAATTTTGCAAAGTTACACCTGCATTCTGACGCTACCGTTGTTTCGCTATTACTGGCGCTATTCTCTATTGGTATTGCTGTCGGATCGTTTGTGTGTGAACGTTTTTCATATGGCCATGTGGAGTTAGGGATTCTACCTTTTGGCGTAGCGGGATTAACTTTGTTTGGCATCGATATGTTGTGGGCTATTCCTGAACCTACCGCTCAGTTGCAAGCGGTTTATAGCCTAGGCAGCTTTGTAAGTAATGAGCAACACTATCGGGTGATGTTTGACCTGTTTATGGTTGGTTTAAGTGGTGGCTTGTTTATCGTCCCCCTTTATTCATTTATTCAGTCTCGGGCTGATAAGGGAGAGTGTGCCCAGGCTATCGCTGCAAATAATATTATTAATGCACTCTTTATGGTCTGTTCGGCGCTGTTGTCGATGCTATTGCTTGAAGGATTTGGCTGGAGTATTACTGAGTTATTTTTGTTACTAGCCATACTTAACTCAGTTGTTGCTCTCTATGTTTACTCTCAAGTTCCTGAGTTTACTCAGCGTTTTGTTAGCTATCTGCTCAGCCACCTATTTTATCGTGTCACCGTGACAGGCAGAGATAAACTGCCTAGAGAAGGCGCCGGGATCATAGTGTGTAATCATGTGAGTTATGTGGATGCCTTGGTGATCATGGGGGTCTCTTCAAGACCCATTCGCTTCGTCATGGATAAATCAATCAGCGAGATCCCTTTACTTAAATCCCTTTTTCGTCACGCTGGGGTTATTCCAATTTGTTCACCTAGACAGTCTGAAGTTACGTATAACCAAGCGTTTGAGTCTATCCACCAAGCGTTAGCCAACGAGGAGTTAGTGTGCCTTTTCCCCGAAGGGCGCTTGAGTCCTGATGGTCAACTGGGGGAGTTTAGGCCGGGGATTGATAAGATATTAGCTAGAGATCCCGTTACGGTGATCCCTATGGCGCTAAAAGGTTTGTGGGGCTCTTACTTTAGTCACAAAGATGGCCATGCTCTAAGCACTCGGCCGAAGCGTTTTTGGTCAAAAGTCTCGGTGACACTCGATGATCCACTCAATGGCGCAGATGTGAATCGACATCTACTGCGCGATAAGCTGGCGGCTATAATGACGGATTCCAATGAGTCGGAGTAG
- the mnmH gene encoding tRNA 2-selenouridine(34) synthase MnmH, whose amino-acid sequence MISNIVSKSTYKQIFLNDHPIMDVRAPIEFDKGAFPTSTNHPLMQDEERRLVGTCYKQKGQEAAIALGHSLVCGDVKQQRIDAWIEYFNANPNAYLYCFRGGLRSQLTQQWLKEAGLDIPYIEGGYKAMRQFLIDTIDTAPSVKPMLILSGITGSGKTEFLQKRSEAVDLEGIAHHRGSSFGRYHEVQPTQINFENALAVALLKHQHCNAKSLLLEDESYLIGRSALPQVFYKGMQAADIVVLEESRDARLSRLLDEYVHKMASGYIERLGEEAGFIAFAEYLSQSITGIKKRIGGKQHDELQAIISHALAVQQSQGDTEAHLEWISILLNKYYDPMYLYQINKKSDRILFRGDHQAMHQWLDELALN is encoded by the coding sequence ATGATATCCAACATTGTGTCTAAGAGCACATATAAGCAGATCTTTCTCAACGACCACCCCATTATGGATGTTCGCGCGCCGATAGAGTTTGATAAAGGGGCTTTTCCGACCAGTACTAATCATCCTCTTATGCAGGATGAAGAACGCAGGCTTGTGGGTACATGTTACAAGCAAAAAGGGCAAGAAGCAGCAATAGCCTTAGGGCACTCTTTAGTTTGTGGGGATGTCAAACAACAGCGGATTGATGCTTGGATAGAATATTTCAACGCCAACCCCAATGCCTACCTATATTGCTTTCGCGGTGGGCTGCGTTCGCAGCTGACACAGCAATGGTTAAAAGAAGCTGGATTGGATATTCCTTATATCGAAGGTGGATATAAGGCGATGCGCCAGTTTTTAATAGACACTATCGATACAGCTCCCAGCGTGAAGCCCATGTTAATTCTGAGCGGTATTACCGGTAGTGGCAAAACAGAATTTCTGCAAAAGCGCAGCGAGGCTGTCGACTTGGAAGGTATTGCTCATCATAGAGGCTCTAGCTTTGGTCGATACCACGAAGTACAACCAACACAGATCAATTTCGAAAATGCCCTCGCCGTCGCGTTATTAAAACATCAACACTGTAATGCTAAATCATTATTACTCGAGGATGAAAGCTATCTCATCGGCCGCTCTGCACTACCACAAGTTTTTTATAAAGGTATGCAAGCCGCTGATATCGTGGTCCTAGAAGAAAGTAGAGACGCTAGGTTAAGCCGATTACTGGACGAGTATGTTCACAAAATGGCTAGCGGTTATATCGAACGTCTGGGGGAAGAAGCAGGCTTTATCGCCTTTGCAGAATATTTGTCCCAAAGTATCACAGGGATTAAAAAGCGGATCGGTGGTAAGCAGCACGATGAACTCCAAGCAATCATTAGTCATGCGTTAGCTGTTCAGCAGAGTCAAGGTGATACCGAAGCACATTTAGAGTGGATAAGTATTCTGCTCAATAAATATTATGATCCTATGTACCTGTATCAAATCAACAAAAAAAGCGACCGCATATTGTTTCGTGGCGATCATCAAGCGATGCACCAATGGCTCGATGAGCTAGCATTGAATTAA
- the selD gene encoding selenide, water dikinase SelD encodes MSETKIKLTEYSHGAGCGCKISPKVLGTILASQLPHFDDPNILVGNSTRDDAAVYKLNAETGIISTTDFFMPIVDDPFTFGRIAATNAISDIYAMGGTPMMAIAILGWPVNILPAEIAQQVVDGGRQACADAGIMLAGGHSIDAPEPIFGLAVTGQIPLTELKQNNTAKAGDKLYLTKPIGIGILTTAQKQKKLADEDINIAPDAMCELNKLGPAIAKISGVTAMTDVTGFGLAGHLIEMCLGANLSAKIAIDTLPLLPKAKAYLEMGCIPGGTHRNFDSYGEHLPQVTEEQKALLCDPQTSGGLLISVSSSHEAELIALLSANHIAAISIGQLVDNTDSTQLVELI; translated from the coding sequence ATGTCAGAAACAAAAATCAAACTCACCGAATACAGTCATGGCGCAGGTTGCGGCTGTAAAATTTCGCCTAAAGTTTTAGGCACCATTCTGGCATCACAGCTACCTCATTTCGACGATCCTAATATATTGGTGGGCAATAGTACCCGTGATGACGCCGCAGTTTACAAGCTAAACGCAGAAACCGGCATCATCAGTACCACCGACTTTTTCATGCCAATCGTTGATGATCCATTTACTTTTGGGCGCATCGCGGCGACCAATGCCATTAGTGATATCTATGCAATGGGTGGAACGCCTATGATGGCGATTGCAATCTTAGGCTGGCCAGTGAATATCTTACCTGCCGAGATAGCACAGCAAGTGGTCGACGGTGGTCGCCAAGCCTGTGCCGACGCAGGCATTATGTTAGCCGGAGGGCACAGCATTGATGCACCCGAACCCATTTTTGGCCTTGCAGTAACGGGACAGATCCCACTGACCGAGCTTAAGCAAAACAATACTGCCAAGGCGGGCGATAAACTCTATCTCACCAAACCTATAGGTATCGGGATTCTTACTACCGCCCAAAAACAAAAGAAACTCGCCGATGAAGATATCAACATCGCGCCCGATGCCATGTGTGAACTGAATAAACTTGGGCCAGCTATCGCAAAGATAAGTGGCGTGACCGCGATGACAGACGTAACCGGTTTTGGCTTAGCGGGACATCTTATCGAGATGTGTCTGGGGGCAAATCTATCTGCCAAGATAGCTATTGATACTCTCCCCTTATTGCCAAAAGCGAAAGCTTATCTAGAGATGGGGTGCATCCCAGGAGGAACTCATCGCAACTTCGACAGTTACGGCGAACATCTGCCGCAAGTAACCGAAGAGCAGAAAGCCCTGCTGTGTGATCCGCAAACCAGTGGCGGCTTACTTATCTCAGTGTCAAGCTCCCATGAAGCCGAACTAATTGCACTACTCAGCGCCAATCACATTGCAGCGATAAGTATTGGCCAATTGGTTGATAACACGGATTCAACTCAACTCGTGGAACTCATTTAA
- a CDS encoding fatty acid desaturase, with protein MKKPPLIWTNILLFAITFLGAVILVPWYGITYGYGFAEWLAFIGLAFASGLSITAGYHRLWSHRTYKAHWSMRFLFALGGALALQNSALHWSSDHRIHHKHVDDNDKDPYSANMGFWYSHIGWMLREYQSQRYHDYKNVRDLQNEKIVMWQHKYYLPLLLIMNIGLPALLGWLNGDVWAMLLMAGLLRLVVVHHCTFFINSLAHIWGKQPYTDKNTARDNGILAVFTYGEGYHNFHHIFENDYRNGIHWWQYDPTKWLINAMAWTGLAAQRRVTPQERIESAKLQMQLKRTQHRVEQLANREEVLEKLHAEYELLKTHIGEYYQAQKELLEAKRKQLVSQQLMVRVEELKQDLLARKKNWKLLTANYA; from the coding sequence ATGAAAAAACCTCCCCTGATCTGGACCAATATTTTACTATTTGCCATCACCTTCCTCGGTGCTGTCATTTTAGTTCCTTGGTATGGCATTACCTATGGTTACGGATTCGCTGAGTGGCTAGCCTTTATCGGCTTGGCTTTTGCTAGTGGCTTATCGATCACCGCTGGATACCACCGACTTTGGTCTCACCGTACTTACAAAGCACACTGGTCAATGCGATTCCTGTTTGCACTGGGAGGCGCCCTTGCATTGCAAAACAGTGCATTACATTGGTCATCAGATCATCGCATTCATCATAAGCATGTGGATGACAATGACAAAGATCCTTACTCAGCGAACATGGGTTTCTGGTATAGCCATATTGGCTGGATGCTCAGGGAGTATCAGTCGCAGCGTTATCACGATTACAAGAACGTTCGCGACTTACAAAATGAAAAAATTGTGATGTGGCAACACAAATACTACCTTCCGTTACTGCTGATCATGAATATTGGCTTACCCGCCTTGCTTGGTTGGTTAAACGGTGATGTGTGGGCAATGTTACTCATGGCTGGGTTACTCAGGCTAGTCGTGGTACATCACTGTACCTTCTTTATTAACTCATTAGCTCATATCTGGGGTAAGCAGCCCTACACAGACAAGAATACGGCTCGAGATAACGGCATTCTCGCAGTGTTTACCTACGGCGAAGGCTACCATAACTTCCACCACATCTTCGAAAATGACTATCGAAATGGTATCCACTGGTGGCAGTATGACCCAACAAAATGGCTAATTAATGCAATGGCTTGGACTGGGCTCGCAGCACAAAGACGCGTCACCCCTCAGGAACGAATCGAGAGTGCTAAGTTACAGATGCAACTCAAGCGCACCCAGCACAGAGTCGAACAACTAGCGAATAGAGAAGAGGTGCTAGAAAAATTACATGCTGAATATGAGCTATTGAAGACCCATATTGGCGAGTACTACCAAGCACAAAAAGAGCTACTTGAAGCAAAACGCAAGCAACTTGTCAGTCAACAGTTGATGGTTAGAGTAGAAGAACTCAAACAAGATCTGCTAGCACGTAAGAAAAATTGGAAATTACTCACGGCTAACTACGCCTAA